One window of the Sparus aurata chromosome 17, fSpaAur1.1, whole genome shotgun sequence genome contains the following:
- the LOC115567759 gene encoding carcinoembryonic antigen-related cell adhesion molecule 1-like, protein MNIALFFRCSGLHCCGGQALCHPATAGDTVMLSLSPSTAIKSGSWAVGESVILTWIGEQQAVFPSHTGRASVNILTGALTLSSVMVADSGVYVVQGSDPQLQANASITVVETISNVTLSVNETNLIEFSGSAVVKCSVSSGSSLSFLWMNSSSEVTASDRVQLTDGNSTLTIVNVTRYDLGPFMCVFNPVSNGNSDALNFAISYGPDNMALTVNGNNSTSFSVGSNLTMLCSAQSNPPALLQWAVRGELVNTTGPLLELFSVSEDQSGPYSCLAFNNHTNMNSTITTNIMISKSGSEQQAVSVAAASAVIVWTLLLKGADVSFSP, encoded by the exons ATGAACATTGCTCTCTTCTTCAGGTGTTCTGGCCTCCATTGCTGTGGAGGTCAAGCCCTCTGTCATCCAGCTACAGCCGGCGACACTGTgatgctgtctctgtctccctctacGGCTATCAAAAGTGGAAGCTGGGCAGTGGGAGAGTCCGTCATCCTTACCTGGATTGGAGAACAGCAGGCAGTTTTCCCCAGTCACACTGGCAGGGCGTCAGTCAACATCCTCACTGGAGCTCTGACCCTGAGCTCCGTCATGGTGGCAGACTCAGGAGTCTACGTAGTGCAGGGCAGCGACCCCCAGCTTCAGGCCAATGCCTCCATCACAGTTGTGG AGACCATTTCAAATGTGACGTTGAGCGTGAATGAAACCAACCTGATAGAGTTCAGCGGCTCAGCAGTCGTCAAGTGCTCCGTCTCCTCTGGATCCTCACTCTCTTTCCTCTGGATGAACAGCAGTTCTGAGGTTACAGCCAGTGACAGAGTTCAGCTCACTGACGGAAACTCCACTCTCACTATAGTCAACGTGACCCGCTATGACCTGGGACcgttcatgtgtgtgttcaatcCTGTCAGCAATGGCAACAGTGATGCATTAAACTTTGCCATCAGCT aTGGTCCAGACAACATGGCGCTAACTGTGAATGGAAATAACAGCACTTCCTTTTCAGTTGGATCCAATCTGACCATGCTCTGTTCAGCTCAGTCCAATCCTCCAGCTCTGCTCCAGTGGGCCGTCAGAGGAGAGCTTGTGAACACCACAGGTCCACTGTTGGAGCTGTTCAGCGTCAGTGAGGACCAGAGCGGTCCATATTCCTGTCTGGCCTTCAACAACCATACCAACATGAACAGCACCATCACCACAAACATCATGATATCAA AGTCAGGATCTGAACAACAGGCAGTCAGTGtggctgctgcctctgctgttATTGTTTGGACCCTTCTTCTAAAAG GCGCTGATGTCTCATTCAGTCCATGA